A DNA window from Verrucomicrobiaceae bacterium contains the following coding sequences:
- a CDS encoding MBL fold metallo-hydrolase yields the protein MTNIQIYTGGIAETNSHLFTLPGGTLLVDAPEGVAEWLRERKIHVDVLFLTHQHFDHVMDVAALKAAHGCRVVAWEPFSPQLTLEGLFNAFMGTQINVPAYEVDEILSSKSLVTACGVDWRLYHVPGHSLDSVCFHWEAEKLLFGGDVLFAGSVGRTDLPGGSTSRLIRGIQEKLLPLADDTRVFPGHGGDTTIGAERVSNPYLV from the coding sequence ATGACAAACATCCAGATCTACACAGGTGGCATCGCTGAGACGAATTCCCATCTTTTTACTTTGCCCGGTGGAACGCTGCTCGTCGATGCGCCAGAAGGAGTGGCCGAGTGGCTCCGAGAGCGCAAAATCCATGTGGATGTGCTGTTTCTCACCCATCAGCACTTTGATCATGTGATGGACGTGGCAGCCCTCAAAGCAGCGCATGGCTGCCGTGTGGTGGCCTGGGAGCCCTTTTCGCCCCAGTTGACGCTAGAGGGGCTTTTCAATGCCTTCATGGGCACCCAGATCAACGTACCTGCCTATGAGGTGGATGAGATTTTGAGCTCAAAGTCGCTTGTGACGGCCTGTGGAGTCGATTGGAGGCTATACCATGTGCCAGGGCATTCACTAGATAGCGTCTGTTTCCACTGGGAGGCGGAAAAGCTCCTCTTCGGTGGCGATGTGTTGTTCGCGGGCAGTGTGGGCCGCACAGATCTACCTGGTGGATCGACCAGCAGGCTCATCCGTGGCATCCAGGAAAAGCTACTGCCGCTAGCGGATGATACCCGCGTTTTCCCCGGCCATGGAGGCGATACCACCATCGGTGCAGAGCGAGTGAGCAATCCCTATCTGGTGTGA
- a CDS encoding carboxy terminal-processing peptidase — translation MIAKPSSFLALAAAAALSFSSYSRAEDPNFGQVAMHVAYMLQNHHYSHRDFDDAMSKDMLANFLDLIDFRHTFFTQEDVDGFREKYDTTLDDHLLMRNISPALEIYEVFKQRVKERVDFAKKALKEQKFTFDSGRVVELKRDKAPWPKNKQEADKLWLDIIEENLLQERISDDAKAREKAKKAAKAKAEGKPEPKVAEEAKKEKSDDDLPPAERVAKDYDRLLEVTNENDNEDTVNFFLSSLATAYDPHTEYMSTDERDSFNQHMTHKLVGIGALLQTKDDAAEIQGIVVGGPADKEGSLKLNDRIIAVAQGEAEFVDVKYLKLQKIVNMIRGDIGSTVRLKVITAADPTGAPKIITIVREEVPLKEKLANAEMLVTPPEFGPQFKLGWINLSNFYGDMERGEISASTDVERLLRRLMKEGIQGLVFDLRDNGGGSLDEAVKLTGLFVPQGPVVQAKDWRGSITWKDSEGDKPVYDGPMIVLTNKASASASEILAAALQDYRRAVVIGDSSTFGKGTVQTILDVARYMPFFSKKDRAGSLKVTIQKFYRIAGGSTQLKGVIPDITLPNRYDVLDIGEDAAKNPLPYDNIESRPFKAVRKDALPIDSLRTASQARVTANAEFQIIQEDAKRLKERLDKNTVTLNLAEREKERLETEARREKITEDRSKRTKEVADRLKDQGFKIYRLTLDNVDSPELVLESTFTKEQNTGMRTAKKEDEEEETASDGSKFPYGVEPVKFETVQVLRDLIQHEQKLTTAVKPTDPAPTKPQAQ, via the coding sequence ATGATTGCCAAACCCTCGTCTTTTCTCGCCCTCGCAGCAGCGGCGGCCCTCTCTTTCTCCTCCTACTCGCGGGCTGAAGATCCGAATTTCGGCCAGGTGGCCATGCATGTGGCCTACATGCTCCAAAACCACCACTACTCCCATCGCGACTTCGATGATGCCATGTCCAAGGACATGCTGGCGAACTTTCTCGACCTCATCGACTTCCGACACACCTTTTTCACCCAGGAGGACGTGGATGGCTTCCGCGAGAAGTATGACACCACGCTGGATGACCACCTCCTGATGCGCAACATCAGCCCCGCGCTCGAAATTTACGAGGTCTTCAAGCAGCGCGTGAAAGAACGCGTCGATTTCGCCAAAAAAGCACTCAAGGAACAGAAGTTCACCTTTGACTCCGGGCGTGTCGTCGAGCTGAAGCGTGACAAAGCACCTTGGCCCAAGAACAAGCAAGAAGCCGACAAGCTCTGGCTCGACATCATCGAGGAAAACCTCCTCCAGGAGCGCATCTCCGATGATGCCAAAGCACGCGAGAAAGCTAAAAAAGCCGCTAAAGCCAAAGCTGAAGGCAAACCCGAGCCCAAAGTGGCCGAGGAGGCTAAAAAGGAGAAAAGCGACGATGATCTCCCCCCCGCCGAACGCGTGGCCAAAGACTATGACCGCCTGCTCGAAGTCACCAACGAAAACGACAACGAGGACACGGTGAACTTTTTCCTCTCCTCCCTGGCCACCGCCTATGATCCGCACACCGAGTACATGAGCACCGATGAGCGTGATAGCTTCAATCAGCACATGACGCACAAGCTGGTGGGCATCGGAGCCCTGCTCCAAACCAAAGACGACGCCGCAGAGATCCAGGGCATCGTCGTCGGTGGCCCAGCCGATAAAGAAGGCTCTCTGAAGCTCAACGACCGCATCATCGCCGTCGCCCAGGGCGAAGCCGAATTCGTCGATGTGAAGTACCTCAAGCTGCAAAAAATCGTCAACATGATCCGTGGCGACATCGGCAGCACCGTGCGCCTGAAAGTCATCACCGCAGCAGACCCCACGGGTGCCCCGAAAATCATCACCATCGTGCGTGAGGAAGTGCCTCTGAAGGAAAAACTCGCCAACGCAGAAATGCTGGTCACGCCGCCCGAGTTCGGGCCGCAATTCAAGCTCGGCTGGATCAATCTTTCCAACTTCTACGGCGATATGGAGCGTGGCGAAATCAGCGCCAGCACCGATGTGGAGCGGCTCCTGCGCCGCCTCATGAAGGAAGGCATCCAGGGCCTCGTCTTTGACCTCCGTGACAATGGCGGTGGCTCCCTCGATGAAGCAGTGAAGCTCACCGGCCTCTTTGTGCCGCAGGGCCCCGTCGTCCAAGCAAAGGACTGGCGCGGCAGCATCACCTGGAAAGACAGTGAAGGTGATAAACCCGTCTATGACGGCCCGATGATCGTCCTCACCAATAAAGCCTCTGCCTCCGCCTCTGAGATTCTCGCTGCCGCGCTCCAGGATTACCGCCGGGCCGTGGTCATCGGAGACAGCTCGACCTTTGGTAAAGGCACCGTGCAGACCATCCTCGATGTGGCTCGTTACATGCCCTTTTTCAGCAAAAAAGACCGCGCAGGCTCGCTCAAAGTAACCATCCAGAAATTCTACCGCATCGCGGGTGGCTCCACTCAGCTCAAAGGCGTCATCCCAGACATCACGCTGCCCAATCGCTATGATGTCCTCGATATCGGTGAAGACGCAGCGAAAAACCCACTGCCCTACGACAACATCGAGTCCCGCCCCTTCAAAGCCGTGCGCAAAGACGCCCTGCCTATTGACTCGCTCCGCACGGCCTCTCAAGCCCGCGTCACGGCCAATGCCGAATTCCAGATCATCCAAGAGGACGCCAAGCGCCTCAAAGAACGCCTCGATAAAAATACGGTCACTCTCAACCTCGCCGAGCGTGAAAAGGAACGCCTCGAAACAGAAGCACGTCGCGAAAAAATCACCGAAGACCGCTCCAAGCGCACCAAGGAAGTCGCAGACCGCCTTAAAGACCAAGGATTCAAAATCTATCGCCTCACGCTCGATAACGTGGATAGCCCAGAGCTCGTCCTCGAATCCACCTTCACCAAGGAGCAGAATACCGGCATGCGAACCGCTAAAAAGGAAGATGAAGAAGAAGAGACCGCCTCTGACGGCTCCAAATTCCCCTATGGTGTCGAGCCCGTGAAATTTGAAACCGTTCAGGTCCTACGTGACCTCATCCAGCACGAGCAAAAGCTGACCACCGCCGTCAAGCCAACAGACCCCGCCCCCACCAAGCCACAGGCCCAGTAA
- a CDS encoding HAMP domain-containing histidine kinase, with amino-acid sequence MQFYFPTHLNLGNEHSEGFHQELLRGLTHKLNNLLAVIQGFSSLILMADDLDPSVMENMQHIKEASTGVGGLSERIRAAGGCAKLSPQSLSLNDYLGAVETSLMDPSQKNGVVLEADVQPGLPPVVVDPSKFKELLLELLKNAAEAAQKGGGRCALKICGPGTITPAEQRRVDILVSNTGSTIPPEKMQDIFRPFHGSKPSHHLGLGLTIAAMLAHQMGMQLGVASENNTTTFWLSCPTA; translated from the coding sequence ATGCAGTTCTATTTCCCCACTCATCTGAATCTCGGTAACGAACACAGCGAAGGCTTTCACCAGGAGCTCCTGCGTGGCCTCACTCACAAGCTCAATAACTTGCTCGCCGTCATTCAGGGATTCAGCAGCCTCATCCTCATGGCCGATGATCTCGATCCCAGTGTGATGGAAAACATGCAGCATATCAAAGAGGCATCCACCGGTGTCGGAGGACTCAGTGAGCGCATCCGCGCTGCTGGCGGCTGTGCCAAGCTCAGCCCGCAATCCCTCTCGCTGAATGACTACCTGGGAGCAGTGGAGACCTCACTCATGGACCCCTCCCAGAAAAACGGCGTCGTTCTGGAGGCCGATGTGCAGCCCGGCTTACCGCCCGTCGTGGTGGACCCCAGCAAATTCAAAGAACTCCTCCTAGAGCTCCTCAAAAATGCCGCTGAAGCCGCCCAAAAAGGCGGAGGACGCTGTGCCCTGAAAATCTGTGGCCCAGGCACCATCACACCTGCGGAGCAACGCCGCGTGGACATCCTCGTGAGCAATACTGGCTCCACTATCCCGCCGGAAAAGATGCAGGACATCTTCCGCCCCTTTCACGGCTCCAAACCCAGCCACCACCTCGGGCTCGGGCTCACCATCGCTGCCATGCTAGCCCACCAAATGGGTATGCAGCTCGGAGTCGCCTCTGAAAACAACACCACGACCTTCTGGCTCAGTTGCCCGACTGCTTGA
- a CDS encoding D-tyrosyl-tRNA(Tyr) deacylase, giving the protein MRLVIQRVSEASVTIDGAITGQIGSGLLILCGIEAVDTEEDATWLVQKVTQMRIFGDADGKMNLSVKDTGGGILVISQFTLHASTKKGNRPSFIRAARPEQAIPLYERFLSLLEAELGRPVARGIFGADMKVALINDGPVTICIDSQARE; this is encoded by the coding sequence ATGCGTCTCGTCATCCAACGCGTGTCCGAAGCCTCTGTCACCATCGACGGAGCCATTACGGGCCAGATCGGCTCTGGATTGCTCATTCTCTGTGGTATTGAGGCCGTGGATACCGAGGAAGATGCCACTTGGCTGGTGCAGAAAGTCACGCAGATGCGCATCTTCGGCGATGCAGATGGGAAAATGAACCTCAGCGTCAAAGACACCGGTGGTGGCATCCTGGTGATCAGTCAGTTCACCCTGCATGCCAGTACGAAAAAGGGCAATCGCCCCAGTTTCATCCGTGCGGCGAGGCCCGAGCAGGCCATACCGCTCTACGAGCGCTTCCTCTCGCTGCTGGAGGCCGAGCTCGGTCGCCCTGTCGCTCGTGGCATTTTCGGAGCGGATATGAAAGTCGCCCTCATCAATGATGGCCCCGTGACGATCTGCATCGACTCGCAGGCGCGGGAGTGA
- a CDS encoding peptide chain release factor 3 yields MPNEAQIARRRSFAIISHPDAGKTTLTEKLLLYGGAVALAGSVTARKNQRATTSDWMELEKQRGISVSSTVLQFEYKDSIVNLLDTPGHKDFSEDTYRVLTAVDAAIMVIDAGKGIEAQTRKLFEVCRRRGVPIFTFMNKLDRPAREPLTLLDELETVLGIGACAINWPLGLGQQFRGVYDRIKHDVHLFERTAHGAYRAPEKVGGLDDDFVAKHIASDALEQAKMEIEMLEGAGHAYDRKKIDRGELTPVFFGSASNNFGVQLLLDGFLDLAPPPAPRMSADGRIIEPTQEAFSGFVFKIQANMDPRHRDRMSFIRIVSGKFERDMQVTHTRTGKTVRLANSQKLFAQDRETVNESYAGDVVGIVGNYGFGIGDTLSTDPKLKYDEIPRFAPEVFAFLHNPSTAHFKRFREGLEQLLSEGVVQQFIQPHAGQRVPLLGAVGPLQFEVVQYRLESEYNATSRLEQAPYTVLRWVRTKDGGSIEDFDIPGGVTTAQDAENRWVVFFSDQWAINYFERRNPNAELSEIPWDEVDKAAAAAAAA; encoded by the coding sequence ATGCCCAACGAAGCCCAAATCGCCCGCCGCCGCTCCTTCGCGATCATTTCGCACCCGGACGCCGGTAAAACGACGCTCACCGAAAAGCTCCTCCTCTATGGCGGTGCCGTCGCACTCGCTGGCAGCGTGACCGCTCGCAAAAACCAGCGTGCCACCACTTCCGACTGGATGGAGCTGGAAAAGCAGCGCGGCATTTCCGTCAGCTCCACCGTGCTCCAGTTCGAGTATAAAGATAGCATTGTGAACCTACTCGACACGCCGGGTCACAAAGACTTCTCCGAGGACACCTACCGCGTGCTCACCGCCGTGGATGCCGCCATCATGGTGATCGATGCCGGTAAAGGGATCGAGGCGCAAACACGCAAGCTCTTCGAAGTCTGCCGCCGCCGTGGCGTGCCCATCTTCACCTTCATGAACAAGCTCGACCGGCCCGCCCGCGAGCCTTTGACGTTGCTCGATGAGCTAGAGACTGTCCTCGGCATCGGTGCCTGCGCCATCAATTGGCCCCTCGGACTCGGCCAGCAGTTCCGTGGCGTCTATGACCGCATCAAGCATGACGTGCATCTCTTTGAACGCACCGCACATGGTGCCTACCGCGCTCCAGAGAAAGTCGGCGGCTTGGATGACGACTTCGTGGCCAAACACATCGCCAGCGATGCGCTGGAGCAGGCCAAAATGGAGATCGAAATGCTCGAAGGTGCCGGCCATGCCTACGATCGCAAAAAGATCGACCGTGGAGAGCTCACGCCCGTCTTCTTCGGCAGTGCGAGCAACAACTTCGGCGTGCAATTGCTCCTCGATGGCTTCCTCGATCTCGCTCCACCGCCTGCGCCGCGCATGTCCGCCGATGGCCGTATCATCGAGCCGACTCAGGAGGCCTTCTCCGGCTTCGTTTTTAAAATCCAGGCAAACATGGACCCGCGTCACCGCGACCGCATGAGCTTCATCCGCATCGTCAGCGGCAAGTTCGAGCGTGACATGCAGGTCACACACACTCGCACTGGCAAAACCGTGCGCCTCGCCAATTCGCAGAAGCTTTTCGCCCAGGACCGCGAGACCGTGAACGAATCCTACGCCGGTGACGTCGTCGGCATCGTCGGCAATTACGGCTTCGGCATCGGCGACACGCTTTCCACCGATCCGAAGCTCAAATACGACGAAATCCCGCGCTTCGCCCCGGAAGTCTTCGCTTTCCTGCACAACCCCAGCACCGCCCACTTCAAGCGCTTCCGCGAAGGCCTGGAGCAGCTCCTCAGCGAAGGTGTCGTGCAGCAATTCATCCAGCCACACGCGGGCCAACGCGTGCCACTCCTCGGTGCCGTCGGCCCCTTGCAGTTCGAAGTCGTGCAATACCGCCTGGAGAGCGAGTACAACGCCACTAGCCGCCTCGAACAAGCTCCCTACACCGTCCTGCGCTGGGTGCGCACGAAGGATGGCGGCAGCATCGAGGACTTCGACATCCCTGGTGGCGTCACCACCGCCCAGGACGCCGAAAATCGCTGGGTCGTCTTCTTCAGCGACCAATGGGCCATCAACTACTTCGAGCGCCGCAATCCCAACGCAGAGCTCTCCGAGATCCCGTGGGACGAGGTGGACAAAGCCGCCGCCGCCGCTGCTGCTGCATGA
- a CDS encoding GNAT family N-acetyltransferase, with product MNLLPCPYLPVPAREYTAADITALGAERGAAFHATCLLYAQSLWMAGFPAKSLLLLNRALSVPPEAASAPPPYRAIAWMLANRPVGSFIGNPRRHWQHYATRMNEPQRELRVWRAWACWQLARLLLPEAEFPADHVQIRAEGIVEPVRSEIEAHLPAADLAEWLPLLPAAPAPPVTRIRRILWEELSIIQTLAHEIWHACYPGIIPVAQIDYMLGHWYDTRVMAAEMAERGVWFALMEVQEHGAVGYLSFERVSGEPVLFINKLYLRPTMHGRGLGAAALDWAAQRAVEQGCTQVRLRVNKHNATAIRAYLRAGFSFAGDVVTDIGGGFVMDDYVMEKRIA from the coding sequence ATGAATCTGCTGCCTTGCCCGTATCTCCCTGTACCCGCACGCGAGTACACGGCGGCAGACATCACGGCGCTGGGGGCGGAGCGTGGGGCGGCCTTTCACGCGACATGCCTGCTGTATGCGCAGAGCCTGTGGATGGCCGGTTTTCCAGCGAAAAGCCTGCTGCTGCTGAATCGAGCTCTCTCGGTGCCGCCAGAGGCTGCCTCGGCTCCGCCGCCGTACCGCGCCATCGCGTGGATGCTGGCGAATCGGCCCGTGGGCAGCTTCATCGGCAATCCGCGTCGGCATTGGCAGCATTACGCCACGCGGATGAATGAGCCGCAGCGTGAACTCCGCGTGTGGCGTGCGTGGGCCTGCTGGCAGCTCGCACGGCTGCTGCTGCCGGAGGCGGAATTCCCAGCGGATCATGTGCAAATCCGCGCGGAGGGCATCGTGGAGCCTGTGCGGAGCGAGATCGAGGCGCATCTGCCTGCGGCGGATCTGGCAGAATGGCTGCCGCTACTGCCCGCAGCACCTGCGCCGCCTGTCACCCGTATCCGCCGCATCCTGTGGGAGGAATTATCCATCATCCAGACGCTCGCCCATGAGATCTGGCATGCCTGCTACCCCGGCATCATCCCGGTGGCACAGATCGACTACATGCTGGGCCACTGGTATGATACCCGCGTCATGGCGGCAGAGATGGCCGAGCGCGGAGTGTGGTTCGCCCTCATGGAGGTGCAGGAGCATGGCGCGGTGGGCTATCTGAGCTTTGAGCGAGTGAGCGGTGAGCCCGTGCTCTTCATCAATAAGCTCTATCTGCGGCCCACGATGCATGGACGCGGTCTAGGGGCTGCGGCGCTAGATTGGGCTGCGCAACGTGCGGTGGAGCAAGGCTGCACGCAGGTGCGGCTGCGGGTGAATAAACACAATGCCACAGCGATCCGTGCGTATCTGCGTGCGGGCTTCTCCTTCGCTGGGGATGTCGTCACGGACATCGGCGGCGGTTTTGTGATGGATGATTACGTGATGGAAAAACGCATCGCATGA
- the queG gene encoding tRNA epoxyqueuosine(34) reductase QueG: MIAAATAAELKTALAAKARELGFDDCRVAVAAPAAHRALYESWISQGMHGDMAWMARNVERRSDPRLVLEGARSIIVLAFSYYQGPGPQNDWKIARYAWNDDYHDLIEKKLRQLEDFLTAHGGTQRRYVDTGPILERDFASEAGLGWGGKSTMQIHRRMGTWFFLADILTTLDLPPDPPARDLCGKCTRCIDACPTQAILAPRRLDARRCISYLTIENKGPIPLEFRRAIGGRVYGCDDCLDACPWNRFAQISHEATFQARESVFRMPLRDFLQLDDDAFRALFAKSPIKRIKRPAFLRNVCVALGNIGTSADLPALDAATHDPHPLIAEHATWAAAEIRARTA, translated from the coding sequence ATGATTGCCGCTGCTACCGCTGCTGAACTGAAAACCGCCCTCGCTGCCAAAGCGCGGGAACTGGGCTTCGATGACTGCCGCGTGGCCGTCGCCGCACCTGCGGCCCACCGTGCCCTCTATGAGTCCTGGATCAGCCAGGGCATGCACGGCGACATGGCCTGGATGGCGCGGAATGTGGAGCGCCGCAGTGATCCACGCCTCGTGCTGGAGGGGGCCAGGAGCATCATCGTCCTCGCATTCAGCTACTACCAAGGCCCAGGGCCGCAGAACGACTGGAAAATCGCCCGCTACGCCTGGAATGACGATTACCACGACCTCATCGAAAAAAAGCTCCGCCAGCTCGAAGACTTCCTCACCGCCCACGGCGGCACCCAGCGGCGCTACGTCGATACAGGGCCCATTTTGGAGCGTGACTTCGCTAGTGAGGCCGGGCTCGGCTGGGGTGGCAAGAGCACCATGCAGATCCACCGCCGCATGGGCACCTGGTTCTTCCTCGCAGACATCCTCACCACCCTCGATCTCCCGCCCGATCCGCCCGCACGCGATCTCTGCGGAAAATGCACCCGCTGCATCGACGCCTGCCCCACCCAGGCCATCCTGGCACCGCGCCGGCTCGATGCCCGCCGCTGCATCTCCTACCTCACCATCGAAAACAAAGGCCCCATCCCCCTAGAGTTCCGCCGCGCCATCGGTGGCCGCGTCTATGGCTGTGACGACTGCCTCGATGCCTGCCCGTGGAACCGTTTCGCGCAAATCTCCCACGAGGCGACCTTCCAGGCCCGTGAAAGCGTCTTCCGCATGCCCTTGCGAGATTTTCTCCAGCTCGATGACGACGCCTTTCGCGCCCTTTTCGCCAAATCACCCATCAAGCGCATCAAACGCCCCGCTTTCCTGCGCAATGTCTGCGTCGCCCTCGGCAACATCGGCACCAGCGCCGATCTACCCGCCCTAGATGCCGCCACGCACGATCCGCATCCCCTCATCGCCGAGCACGCCACCTGGGCCGCCGCAGAAATCCGCGCCCGCACCGCCTGA
- the fabF gene encoding beta-ketoacyl-ACP synthase II, with amino-acid sequence MSERRVVITGIGVVSPLGNNKDDFWKNLVAGKSGIRRIQSMDTEKYDCKIAGEVVDFDPTPYFNNHKEARRADRFFQLAMAASKMAAKDAALNPDALDPHRIGVMVGSGIGGLSTIETQYEILLNKGPGRVSPFLIPMMITNIATGMIATEFGFMGPNMCITTACATSNNNIGEAWRIIKFGDADAIICGGSEASIRPCGLSGFGNMKALSMRNDEPERASRPWDIGRDGFVMGEGAGVVVIEELEHAKKRGATIYAELAGYGVTADAYHLTAPHPEGLGASKCMEMALRHAKLNANEVSYVNAHATSTPVGDLCELRAIKRTFGEYAQKGLLVSGTKSMTGHLLGAAGGIELAACIMALRDQVVPPTINVENLDPEVDVDICANTARPAKLTAALSNSFGFGGHNSALLIKKFE; translated from the coding sequence ATGAGCGAACGTCGCGTCGTCATCACCGGGATCGGAGTCGTCTCCCCCCTCGGCAACAACAAGGATGACTTCTGGAAAAATCTCGTCGCAGGAAAAAGCGGCATCCGTCGCATCCAGTCCATGGACACGGAGAAGTACGACTGCAAAATCGCCGGTGAAGTGGTCGATTTCGATCCCACGCCCTACTTCAACAACCACAAGGAAGCACGCCGTGCAGACCGCTTCTTCCAGCTCGCCATGGCCGCCTCCAAAATGGCCGCCAAAGACGCCGCGCTCAATCCAGACGCACTCGACCCGCACCGCATCGGCGTCATGGTCGGCAGCGGCATCGGTGGCCTCAGCACCATCGAGACCCAGTACGAGATCCTTTTGAACAAAGGCCCCGGCCGCGTCAGCCCCTTCCTCATCCCCATGATGATCACGAACATCGCCACTGGCATGATCGCGACCGAATTCGGCTTCATGGGCCCGAACATGTGCATCACCACCGCCTGCGCCACCTCGAACAACAACATCGGCGAAGCCTGGCGCATCATCAAATTCGGCGATGCAGACGCCATCATCTGCGGCGGCTCAGAGGCCTCCATCCGCCCCTGCGGCCTCTCCGGCTTCGGCAACATGAAGGCCCTCTCCATGCGCAATGATGAGCCCGAGCGTGCCTCCCGCCCCTGGGACATCGGCCGTGACGGCTTCGTCATGGGCGAAGGCGCCGGCGTCGTCGTCATCGAGGAGCTCGAGCACGCGAAGAAGCGTGGAGCCACCATCTACGCCGAGCTCGCCGGATACGGCGTCACCGCAGATGCCTACCACCTCACCGCACCGCATCCAGAAGGCCTCGGAGCCTCCAAATGCATGGAAATGGCCCTCCGCCACGCCAAGCTCAACGCCAACGAAGTCAGCTACGTCAACGCCCACGCCACCTCCACCCCCGTCGGTGACCTCTGCGAGCTCCGCGCCATCAAGCGCACCTTTGGCGAGTATGCGCAAAAAGGCCTCCTCGTCTCTGGCACCAAATCCATGACCGGGCATCTCCTCGGAGCCGCTGGCGGCATCGAGCTCGCCGCCTGCATCATGGCCCTGCGTGATCAGGTCGTCCCGCCCACCATCAACGTCGAAAACCTCGACCCCGAAGTCGATGTGGACATCTGCGCCAACACCGCCCGCCCCGCGAAACTCACCGCCGCCCTCAGCAACAGCTTCGGCTTCGGCGGCCACAACTCCGCGCTGCTGATCAAAAAGTTCGAGTAG
- a CDS encoding response regulator transcription factor: MRILLLEDQSKLLSFAKKGLEEQGIQVDAVSDGDEAWEMATSVPYDALVLDIMVPGRDGLSILRGLREKRSSVPVILLTARSTLPEKIEGLNLGADDYMTKPFFVEELAARLRTVARRKVGETSHILRVEDLSIDLLERKVSRAGELIELSTREFELLEHLMRSPGRVFGRMQIYEHVWGYNMDPETNLVEVYIQRLRSKIDKDHDKKLIRTVRGVGYALGGG, from the coding sequence ATGCGTATCCTGCTGCTCGAAGATCAATCGAAGCTCCTCTCCTTTGCCAAAAAGGGCCTGGAGGAGCAGGGCATCCAAGTGGATGCCGTGAGTGATGGCGATGAGGCATGGGAGATGGCCACCAGCGTGCCCTACGATGCGCTAGTGCTCGATATCATGGTCCCTGGCCGCGATGGCCTGAGTATCCTGCGTGGACTGCGTGAGAAACGGAGCAGCGTGCCGGTGATCCTGCTCACCGCACGCTCCACGCTGCCAGAGAAGATCGAGGGACTGAATTTGGGCGCGGATGATTACATGACGAAGCCCTTCTTTGTCGAGGAGCTGGCCGCACGCCTGCGCACGGTGGCGCGGCGCAAGGTGGGTGAGACGAGCCACATCCTCCGCGTGGAGGATCTCTCCATCGACCTACTGGAGCGCAAAGTCAGCCGTGCAGGCGAGCTCATCGAGCTGAGCACGCGTGAGTTCGAGCTGCTGGAGCACCTGATGCGCAGCCCAGGGCGGGTTTTTGGCCGCATGCAAATTTATGAGCACGTCTGGGGCTACAACATGGACCCAGAGACGAACTTAGTGGAGGTGTACATCCAGCGCCTGCGCAGCAAGATCGATAAAGACCACGATAAAAAGCTCATCCGCACCGTGCGCGGTGTGGGCTATGCGCTGGGTGGCGGATGA